The following is a genomic window from Bactrocera tryoni isolate S06 chromosome 2, CSIRO_BtryS06_freeze2, whole genome shotgun sequence.
ATGAAtctttccataaaatttttcaaatcacaCACGTCACAACTCTTCTTCGGGTGTCGCAGCTCACAGATGGCATAATACTGACCCATGCAAGTAACATCGTTCATAAAGAATATTTTACTATCAGAACGAAGATGTACACAATCCTCATTTTGACCAGCATCGTCTGGTTGACCGCCTGCCCATTTAGCATAGAGCATTGGACGTCCGTCTTTGAGTGACATAAATTTACCTTCCTGGGCCAAATCGGTGACACCGAGCCAAAACCGTTTACTAATGTGACCTTCATTCGTGGTTAAATAAGAACTCAATGCATTCATCTCAGCTAGCGATTCAATTACGGCCAAATCCATATCATAGTTGTGACAATAAAGCGCCGCACCGAACCAATTCATCTGTAATTAAGAGacttaatttatacaattttaattgtgAAACTTCTAAGTAAATTACCGTAGTAGCAGTATTTATTAAGTAATATTTACTACCGATCTCTATGAAGGGTTGAGTCTCATTCTCACCTACAATTTAGATAATAATAACAGTTGCTGAAGAAAAAGTTCATATTCTTCCTGCAGAAAGACTCACCGCGATAGGAAATATTAATAGACTTGGATAAGACGCCCGCAaagcacaaaattaaaataaaatattgtgtcaATCCCATTTTGGCCTTGATTAAATACTTTATTAACACCGTATTTGCAAACAAACACAACCGACACCGAAGAATGTTCATAGAACAATGTGATTATAGACTGGAATAAcagatttatataaatttataaaattagatatatgtatgaatatgaatatatatatgtatatatatacaagatatatgtataaattggATTTTcccatctatatatgtatatgtatatatgtctttTCGTACTTTAGTTGATATGAAgttgtattttcatattttttatataaattttatagcgTTGTACGTCTGACGTACGTACGTACGTAACGTCTAACGAATGTGTAGTACATTTaattattgtatatgtatattcgtaaaAGTCCCAGAAATATACGCAAAATCTTCTGCAAAGGGTAATTTGGGCAATAGTCCACGGGAAATCGCTGTTCAAATTTGTCTAAGTAAATAGCTTCGACTATTATGAGCATTAAGTATTATATATGTTCGTACCTATATGAAATTCAACCTATTACCCAAAAAGAAACCTGCTAATTTTGTACCATCTAGATTTTTAGTCGGCAGAGGTAGTTCGGTAATGTTCAtcaaatttattcgaaaattaaattgtgtAATCGCTTTCGCAACTCGCAAGATTATCCAGTTTCGTTCTGTCCGAGCTCAGCCTCTCCTTAGTCATAcctgataaatattttaagctcgagaaaggaaatatatttcattatcaCCTCTGCCTTTTAACCACTACTTGCAAACGCATATACTTGGATGGTTTCATGCATACTTTTCTCTAATAATAaatgcaatatatgtacatatgttaattagaaaacaaaataaaatgttttgagtGAGGAAATTTTGctattaagtaaatattttttcttcaccatatactatttaaatttcctttcaaaaaaataaagaaaaaagttaagaagGGCAAAGTGGGAAGGCCTTCTGGTGTTGTCAAAAcgatatgttaaaaaaaaatgttaacttcggttgctccgaagctataatattgattgtcaaatatctcccttccgcttttttttctctttattcaatgcttgataaaaagtgttacagtaatcggatttagttcaaatatgcgccgtttcgttcgataatctgtttccatctggACGgaaacttcataatacccccttcctaatttgcgaagaactcggtcAGCCGtttttcacaagcttcttttgagttcaactttacaccaataAGGACGTTCGCCAAGGACAGGAACAGGTCGttatcacttggcgctatgacaagtcatcaacgaagtgtgtggtttGGCGTTGTcatggtggaacactacacccttcctgttggccaaaactggacgcttctggtgatcgcctgcttcaagcggtccagttgttcgcagtagatggtagaattaagcgtttggccatatgggagcagctcatagtggatgattcccttccaatcccaccaaacacacagcataACCTCCCTGGCCGGTGATCCCGGCGTGGCCACTATTTGGGACAATTCACTGGATTTCGACCACGACCGGTTTCGCtcgatattgtcgtatgtgatccatttttcgtcgcgaATCACCATCCACTttaaaaatgggtcgagttcgttccgtttcaatAGCATATCGCAGgtgttgattcggtccagaaagtttttttgggtcaaatcatgcggcacccaaacatgcTTTTATGTGTATCCAGAcgtctgcagatggtttaaaatggtttggtgactaactcccatctttaGGTCTTCCGCCGGATGGcatatccatggtgtcgttttctcCCGCTCGGAATCATCGAAACCATTCCTTCGTAGTTCGAAGTGATAAAGTACCATCCCCCAatacaccattaatctcacggaatgTTTCTCTAGTGgttttgcctttaacgaaggaaaactttaaaataacgcGAGTTTCGGCGTTTATGACCTCCATGTTTACatgtctataactgttgaacgcaatatccaaactaatcatgcatagcgtcgttttgtagatTATGTAAAGACGATGATCCAAgacaaatttcgagaagatgtctcgattccgattgttcagttcaAACTGCCCTatagctatttgctatagtagcGCGATATCGGTCGTTCCTACAAATAAACATACTCTTGGCGAGAAAACAAcaggtgcaaaatttcaaatcgatatctcaaaaacttagtCCCTCCGtccatatacagacagacagacgaacatggccaAGTCGACTTTGCTCGGCATGCGGATTAAAAATGATATATGTTTCATTGGAtcttcgacgtttccttctgggggTTACAAACATTGGGCCAAAtataatataccctgttcggaGTATAGAAATATTGTGAAAGGTTCGGCAAACATTGTTCAACGAAACTGAGTGGTTTACAATCAAATTTGTATCTTGgtattcatattaattttataactaaaatttacTTCCTGTGGGCGAAAATGATATTATAATCATATTCAAAtgagatatacatatctaaCATAAACGCAACCGAAGAAGCTAAATTTATTACATGATTCGATGAGAAAAACCCAACTCAACTCATCGGAATTCATTATGTCAGTCAGATGAGATGCAGACCATCTCCATTCATAATCAGCGTTAAACTGTTAATATAATTGTTCAcgtgattttcttaaaatatcttacattttattttaacaaaacataaaaatcagCTGAAATATCGGAGATTACTATATAAGGTATATTAGGCCTGAGCTTGCTACATTAACCTTTAAGATTGCTAAGATATACTCTAgaacatattttcaagcaattctacaaacatataaaatggCATATTGTTTCACATATACGGCATATGATATAAATCATTAgtgtaaataatttcatatattctcATCATTAAACTGAAGTAATATACGTTTAGTTATTTTGCTAAGATCACTTAGATGTTGACCGATATATACAGCCAAccagaagtttgaaaatcttgtaTTAGGTGTATAGTAGACAggggtagtattgacccgaGTTTACCTATTTTTTGCATCATCTCCTATTCCTAACAGAAACAATGCTCtaagtttcattaaggtacctcacatagcATCACCAATATTTAGGCAGTAAAGTCAGCCGTAAACtcgaaaatctttctattatgAGGATAAGGAGATTATTGACGtgattaaattcatttttgacatttatgtatattattattagaaaaagaTTCTCTCCGCATTGCAATAGTATATCttacagattgaccgatatattcgataaaaagttcgcaTCGGTACATAGGGGCTTGAATAATTTTGGTTCGATTCGGATTTTTGATTATAAGGTGGCACacttcaaaggcactattcgtGCGAAGTTTTATCACAGAAATAATATACTGGAAAGTGacaaaatctaataaaattgtgttatatgggaagtagacgtggttgtaATCCAATTTTCAACTGTAACATAATTCTATCAGTATAATATTACCTGCCGGATTTGGCTGGAATCTGTCAAGCAAGTCTCGAGTTAGAGATTTTTAACTCAATGCGGGCGGTGCCATGCCCGTCGTTTAATTTTGACACCTATGAAGCTCTTTGATATTCggtgcaaaattttatgtttctggttttaacaaaaccgttatatgaggagtgggCGGTGTAATCAACCGGTTTCACCCATTTTTGCACTTGGGAGTAAAGGTGCTAAAAGGAGTTCTGTTGAAGGAGTTTAATGATTATTGCATCAGCTGCTTAAAAGTCCGTTTAGAGGATGAGGTCGCGccaactttttcaaaacttttagttCGCAGGTGGCCCTTGCTACTGCTATCCCCTGTACCAAACTAAAGGTTTAATTCTCGTGAGCATGACAGCGATTGCGCCCATCTACAAACTTCGCCTTATTTTTCTGCCAAGgaacaaaaacttaaattttactaaagtttcaactcgtctcgtcatactggtaatttatatatacatatgtataaatatgtataaccctatatctagcTGTATAAGTTTTAAGTCATTCAAACAAcgattaggtgaacaaaactatcaaACTCTATAGCAACCTGTTGCAGGAATATAACAATGAGTTTACATTTGTTGAGAAACACTACATgatttaattgctttttcttttaattactaTAAAATGTTTACTTATATTTCATATCGCTACGCTTAGTATAACTTATAACAACAATACATCCATGAATATTGGGCATTCAAAAAATGAggacataatttttatataggGATACGAGTAGTATACCCTAAGCTTcgttattttatcaatttttcctCATTAATACTTATGTACTTTTTCTAGCATTTTCTTAGACAGTTGCAAATAGCATAGCCAATACTCAATTTTGCATCGAACATTATTCCTTGATATTTACGCTCTTGACGCATTCCGAGACACTGACAAAATCACTTATATCgttatgtaatatttaaaagaaggTATTGTTATGAAACAacgattttattaataaaactgGCACTTCCACCTGACTAATTTCGACAATTtggaatatttgtatgttgcatgaatctttccataaaatttttcaaatcacaCACGTCACAAGTCTTCTTCGG
Proteins encoded in this region:
- the LOC120767420 gene encoding C-type lectin 37Db-like: MGLTQYFILILCFAGVLSKSINISYRGENETQPFIEIGSKYYLINTATTMNWFGAALYCHNYDMDLAVIESLAEMNALSSYLTTNEGHISKRFWLGVTDLAQEGKFMSLKDGRPMLYAKWAGGQPDDAGQNEDCVHLRSDSKIFFMNDVTCMGQYYAICELRHPKKSCDVCDLKNFMERFIQHVLHSQN